The following proteins are encoded in a genomic region of Xenopus laevis strain J_2021 chromosome 3L, Xenopus_laevis_v10.1, whole genome shotgun sequence:
- the nodal1.L gene encoding nodal homolog precursor, protein MAFLTAVLYLGFACISQGLPTWPDRVESRNPLFGSRVALNLPSLLDGNRHHRDMRYPLYMMQLYQNLVTGNDTGLANRPNTATKEYDTVLSLFAKKCTESENRWTLSFDMSAVSRSNELKLAELRILLPHTEPSHNITMDMYHSRDGEDNLYLGSFNANPPSTKGSPWKVFNVTKILQPYFKERRDIDSEHLKAKERAERGSGMSNAEFIDAPGPSQQYNPHQTSVPTYLNTKGVMLVLFTKVKSSANHIGFPSLIKTAESSKYVDIEKASRVPGIRRHRRNRNENHHLSIGSIPSRHVENGKPLCRRVDMIVDFEDIGWSSWIVYPKKYNAYRCEGACPIPLNETFKPTNHAYMKSVVKLYQPERVECPLCVPVKMSPLSMLYYEGDEVVLRHHQEMIVEECGCS, encoded by the exons ATGGCATTTCTGACAGCAGTCCTGTACTTAGGTTTCGCATGCATATCACAAGGATTGCCCACCTGGCCAGATAGAGTAGAGAGCAGGAATCCTCTCTTCGGATCCAGAGTGGCGTTAAACCTCCCAAGCCTACTGGATGGAAACAGACATCATAGAGATATGAGATATCCTTTATATATGATGCAGCTGTACCAGAATCTTGTCACGGGAAATGATACAGGTCTTGCCAATCGGCCAAACACTGCCACGAAGGAATATGATACCGTTCTGAGTCTCTTTGCAAAAA AGTGCACCGAAAGTGAGAACCGTTGGACACTGTCTTTTGACATGTCGGCTGTCTCCCGGAGTAATGAACTGAAGTTGGCAGAACTAAGAATTCTACTTCCTCACACTGAACCATCACACAATATTACCATGGATATGTACCACAGTAGGGATGGTGAAGACAATCTCTACCTGGGATCATTTAATGCAAACCCTCCTTCTACCAAAGGCTCACCATGGAAAGTTTTTAACGTAACCAAGATCCTACAGCCTTATTTCAAGGAAAGAAGGGATATTGATAGTGAACACCTAAAAGCAAAGGAAAGGGCAGAGAGAGGCTCAGGTATGAGCAATGCAGAGTTCATAGATGCCCCAGGTCCTTCCCAACAATACAATCCTCATCAAACATCTGTCCCTACATACCTCAATACCAAGGGAGTCATGCTAGTGTTGTTTACTAAAGTCAAGTCCTCTGCCAACCATATTGGCTTTCCCAGCCTCATCAAGACAGCAGAGTCATCCAAATACGTTGACATAGAGAAAGCTAGTAGAGTGCCTGGTATTAGGAGACACAGAAGGAACAGGAATGAAAACCATCACTTATCAATAGGAAGCATCCCTTCCAGGCATGTCGAAAATGGGAAACCTCTTTGTAGGAGAGTGGACATGATTGTGGACTTTGAGGACATTGGATGGAGCAGCTGGATTGTCTACCCAAAAAAGTACAATGCTTATAGATGCGAGGGAGCTTGTCCAATTCCACTAAATGAGACCTTCAAACCAACAAACCATGCCTATATGAAA AGTGTGGTCAAGTTGTACCAACCCGAACGAGTGGAGTGTCCATTGTGCGTCCCGGTGAAGATGAGCCCACTCTCCATGTTGTATTATGAGGGAGATGAGGTTGTTTTGAGGCACCACCAAGAGATGATTGTAGAGGAATGTGGGTGCAGTTAA